GGAGGAATACCGTTTCGTTCGCGCTTGTGCTTCTGGAATACGGTGAGGAAACGACCGTCAGGATTGAATGAGTGCCTGCCGTGTTTCCTTGTCCAGCTGCAGGATGGCTTCCGGGGTATCGACAGTGGTGCCGGAATGGGCCGCAAGGGCGTTTTCGATCATTTCCGGGATAGCAAGATAGCGGATTTTTCCGTTGAGGAACAGGTCTACGGCCACTTCATTGGCGGCGTTGAGTACCACCGGGTGGCTCGGCCCGGCCGCAAAAGCTTCCTTGGCCAGTCGCAGGCAGGGAAAAGCCGTGAGGTCGGGCGCTTCAAACGTCAGCTTTGCGCATTCCGCCAGGTTCAGGCGCTTAAGACCCAGGGTAACCCGTCGGGGGTAGCAAAGGCAATGCGCGATAGGCACCTGCATGTCCGGCAAGCCCAGATGGGCCAGTTGCGATCCGTCGTCGTATTCCACCAGGGAATGGACAATGGATTGGGGATGCACCACCACGTCCACCTGCTCCGCGGGTACGCCGTAGAGTTGGCATGCCTCGATGACCTCCAGTCCTTTGTTCATGAGTGTGGAGGAATCAATGCTGATCTTGGCACCCATGGACCAGTTGGGATGGTTGAGGGCTTGTTCCCGCGTAACCTGGTGCAGATCTTCCCGGGAGCGACCACGGAAGGGACCGCCCGAGGCCGTAAGAATGAGCCGATAGGGTTGGCTGTGTTCGCCGCCATGTCCGGCCAGAGCCTGAAACAGGGCGTTGTGTTCCGAATCCACGGGCAGAATCAGGGCGCCCGTACGGTGGCAGGCCTCCCGGATGAGGTGGCCGCCGAGAACCAAGGATTCCTTGTTGGCAAGGGCAATGGCCTTGCCTGCCCGCGCCGCGGCCAAGGTCGGCGCGAAGCCTGCTGCTCCCACGATGGCCGAAAGGACCATCTGCGCCTCTTCCAGGCGTGCCAATGCAACATATGCCGGGGAGCCGGTCAGTATTTCCGGGGTATAGTCGGCAGGAAGCCGGTCCTGAAGCCGGGGCGCATCCTCCGCATTCAGCAACGCCAGCAACGGGGGACGAAATTGGATGGCCTGCTCGGCCAGGCGTTTTACGTTGCGCCCACCTGCCAGGGCCAGGATGGAAAAGAGTTCCGGATGTTGCTCCACCACCCGCAGAGCGCTTTGGCCGATGGAGCCGGTGGATCCGAGCAAAACGAGTTTGCGCGGAAAATCAGGGGTGGCGGACTCTTCCGGCCAGGGAGAAATATAGGTTTGCACGGTGCCTCTCCGTTTGGCGTAGGGTCAGGAACCCGTCACTGGGGACAGCAGCGGGGTGAAATGATTGCCGAGGATCAGCAAAGGCGCGCATTCCCGGGCCAGGGCGTAGACTGGAATAATGAAAAGCAGGCTGTCCACTCGGTCCAGCATGCCGCCGTGACCGGGAAGGATCGTTCCGGAATCCTTGATGCCCAAGCCGCGTTTGAGTGCAGACTCGAAGAAATCGCCAAGTTGTCCGGCCATGTTCAGCACGGCACCGAGCAGGGCAAAGGCCCATAGGGGGGCGTTTCCAAATGCGAGGCCCAAAAGTACGGTCAAAGCCATGGTGGCGCTCATGCCTGCGATGCTGCCGACCCAGGATTTTTTCGGGCTGACCGCAGGCCAGATTTTTTTTCGGCCCCAGAGACTGCCCGCATAATACGCTGCGGTGTCGCCCGCCATGGCCGCCAGCAGCACCAAGACGATTTCCATGGAATTCCAGAGCAGGGGAAAGTGTAGGGTCAGCGGCAGATAGACCAGTCCGAAGAGAAAGACCATGGCGTCGCGTGCCGGAATTTCCCGTTGGGTCTGGAAGCGGAAAAGAAACGCCAGTCCGCCGGTCCAAAAGCTCACGAGCAGCGCAAAAATGATCCAGGTAGGATCACGCAGTACCGCAGCCCAGAACAGCAAACCGGCACAGACCAGTCCGGCGCTGCGCAGGCGGAGATGTCCCTGTGTCCAAAACAGGGCGTAAAATTCCCAAAGCGTCAGGCCGCAAAAAATCAGAAGAACGGTCAGGAGAACCCAGCCGCCGCAAAAGATACCCGCCGCCGGGATGGTCAGGGCGAGCAGGCCGGTTATGATGCGTTGTTGGTGCGTGTTGACTGGCATAACGGTTGGGGCGCCGAATTCGCCCGGGGGACATGGTTAAACGATTCCAGCGCCGGGGGCAACTGTTGGGGAGTGATTTTAGCCCGCAGACCCCCTGGAAGCGATGGAATCGGTGGGCTGCACCTGGTCCCCGGTCTTGCCGAAACGCCGTTGCCGCCGGGAATAGTCGTCAACCGCTTTTTCCAGCTCCTCGGCGCCAAAATCTGGCCAGAGCGTAGGCGTGAAGTAGAACTCGCTGTACGCCGCCTGCCAAAGCAGGAAGTTGGAAAGCCGTTGTTCGCCGGAGGTGCGGATGACCAATTCCGGATCGGGCTGCCCCTGGGTATAGAGCGCCTCTTCAAACTGTTCCGCTGTAAGCTTCGAGGCGTCCACGCCCTCGGCCAACAGGGATCGCACAGCGCGCAGGATTTCATCGCGGCCGCCGTAGTTCAGGGCCAGGTTCAGGGTCATGCTCCGGCAATGGGCGGTTTTATTGGTGGCCATGCGCAGGGTTTCGCGAACGGCCATGGGAAAACGACCGATATCGCCCAGGAGGCGTAGCCGGATGTCCTGTTCCACCAGTGTGGAGAGTTCGCCTTTGAGAAAGCGTACCAGCAGGTCGAAAAGGACGCGTTTTTCTTCTTCCGGCCTGGCCCAGTTTTCCGTGGAAAAGGTGTAGAGGGTCAGGTGGCGTACGCCCAGTTCCCGGCACCGCGTCACAACGGCCCGGGCCGACTCGACGCCGGCCCGGTGCCCTTCGTGACGCTTCATGCCCCGCGCTTTGGCCCATCGGCCATTGCCGTCCATGATGACGGCGATATGCTGGGGTATCATGCGATTAGATCTCAAGAATTTCCTTTTCCTTGGCTGCGAGCGCGTCGTCGGCCTTGGCTACGAAGTCGTCCGTGAGCTTTTGGATGTCATCCTGAGCCTTGTGCGCTTCGTCCTCGGAAGTGTCCTTGTCCTTGAGCATCTTTTTCACGGACTCGTTGAGGTCGCGGCGCACGTTGCGGATGGCGACCTTGGTGTCCTCGGTGTATTTTTTGGCGACCTTGACCAGCTCTTTGCGGCGTTCCTCGGTCAGGGGAGGAATGTTGATGCGGATGAGCTTTCCGTCATTCACCGGGGTGAGTCCCAGGTCGGATTTTTGGATGGCCTTGTCCACGTCGCTGAAGGCGCCCTTGTCCCAGGGCTGGATGGTGATGGTCCGGGAGTCGGGGATGCTTACGGACGCGATTTGGTTCAGCGGAGTGGGCGTGCCGTAGTAGAGCACCTCAATGCCGTCCACAAGGGAGGTGGAGGCGCGGCCTGTGCGCAGCTTGCCGAATTCTTTTTCCAGGTTCGAAAGCGCGCCGTCCATGCGCTTCTTTCCGTCTTTGATGAGCGATTGCATAGTCTGGCTATCCTCCTTGAACGATGGTTCCCACCGTCTCGCCGTGGGCGACTCGTCGGATGTTGCCTTCCTTGAACAGGTTGAACACGACGATGGGCAGTTCGTTGTCGCGAGCCATGGAAATGGCCGTGGAGTCCATAACGCCGAGGCGTTTTTGCAGGACTTCCGAGAAGGTCACGTCCGCGTACTTGGTGGCATCGCCGAATTTGGCGGGATCCTTGTCGTACACGCCGTCCACCTTGGTGGCCTTAAAGATGGCTTCGCATTTGAGTTCCATGGCCCGCAGCGTCGCGGCGGAATCCGTGGTAAAGTACGGATTACCGGTTCCCGCGGCGCAAATGACCACACGTCCCTTTTCCAGGTGTCGGATGGCCCGGCGCCGGATATAGGGTTCCGCCACTTCGCTCATACGGAAGGCCGTCATCACACGGGTTTGGCAATCAAGCTTTTCCAGGGCATCCTGCACGGCCAGAGCATTCATGACCGTGGCGAGCATGCCCATGTAGTCTGCCTGGGCACGTTCCATGCCCTTGGCACTCGCGGCCATGCCGCGAAAGATGTTGCCGCCGCCGATGACAAGGGCCAGCTGCAGGCCCGAAGCGGCTACATCGGCGATTTCCCGGCCGAACTGTCCAATGGCCTCGGGATCGATGCCAAATGATTTGTCTCCGGCCAGCGCCTCGCCGCTGAGCTTGATCAATACCCGTGAGTACTTCATTTTGTCCATACCCTTGATTTGTTATCCTCAAAAAAAACGGGCCAGAGGCCCGTTTTTTTTGGTTAGTCTTCGGAGCAGCCTTCTCCGAGGGCCAGTCTTGCAAAGCCCTCGATGGTGATTCCGGTTCCTGAAAGCAGGTCTTTGACCGCTTTTTTGTCTTCCTTGATGAACGGCTGGTCCAGCAGGCAGACTTCTTTATAATACTTATTGATACGTCCGAGGACGATCTTTTCGGCGATCTGCTCGGGCTTGCCTTCTTCCATGGCCTGGGCTTTGTAGATTTCCTTTTCCTTGTCCAGCTTGTCCTGCGGGACTTGGTCGGAGCAAACACAAAGCGGGTTGGCCGCGGCCACCTGCATGGCGATGTCCTTGGCGAGCTGATCGTGTTCCCCGGCCTTGGCACCCTTGAGTGCGACCAGAACGCCGATTTTGCCGTTGGCATGTACGTAGCTGCCGACCAGGCCGTCCACGGACAGCGTGGCCAGACGGCCGATTTGCAGGTTTTCGCCGATCTTGCTCACGAGCGGAGTCAGATCCTTGGCCGCATCGGAGAGGCTGTCGACGGACTCGGCCTTTTCCTTGGCCACGTCAGCGGCCAGTTTCTTGGCGAAGGCCACGAACTCTTCGTTCTTGGCGGCGAAGTCGGTCTCGCAGAGCAACTCGGCCAGGGCGGCGCTGGCACCGTCATCGGCGACCCAAAGGCCGACGGTGCCTTCGGAGGTGGCGCGACCGGCTTTCTTGGCGGCCTTGGCCAGGCCTTTTTCACGAAGATATACGACGGCCTGTTCGATGTCGCCGTCGGCTTCAACGAGGGCTTTCTTGCAATCCATCATGCCCGCGCCGGTCTGTTCGCGCAGGTCTTTCACCATAGCAGCGGTAATAGCCATTGTAGCGTTCCTCCTGACCCTTATTCAGCAGTCTCAGCTTCGGGCTTGGCTTCTTCGGCCTTGTCCTCGGCTTTCTTTTCTTCGGGCTTTTCAGCCTTGGCTTCGGCTTTTTTCTCTTGCTTCTTGGCGGCTTCGGCCTTTTTCTCCTGCGCCTTGGCCTCGGCCTTGGCTTCGTCCAGGCGGGCGGAGCCTTCCATGCAGGCTTCGGCGACGTGGGTGGAGAAGAGTTTGATGGCGCGGATGGCGTCGTCGTTACCCGGGATGATGAAGTCAACCACATCCGGGTCGCAGTTGGAGTCGACAACGGCAACAACGGGGATGCCCAGCTTGCGGCATTCGGAAATGGCGATGTGCTCGCGCTTGGGGTCGATGACGAAGGCCGCGGCCGGCGGTTCGGTCATGTCCTTGATGCCGCCGAGGGTATTATTCAGCTTTTCCACTTCGCGGCTCATGTGGACCACTTCCTTTTTGGGGAAGCGGTTGATGCTGCCGTCTTCGAACATGGTCTCAAGTTTCTTGAGGCGGTCGATGCTGCGCTTGATGGTCTGGAAGTTGGTGAGCATGCCGCCCATCCAGCGGTGCGTGACGTAGAACATGCCGCTACGCTCGGCCTCGGCCTTGATGGCCTCCTGGGCCTGGCGCTTGGTGCCCACGAACAGGATCTTCCCGCCCTGAGCCACGGAATCGGCCACAAAGTCGTACGCCTTTGCGAACATCTTCACGGTCTGCTGCAGATCCATGATGTGGATGCCGTTGCGGGAGCCGAAGATGTAGGGGCGCATTTTGGGATTCCAGCGGCGGGTCTGGTGACCGAAATGCACGCCGGTTTCCAGCATTTGCTTCATCGTTACGTAAGCCATGAAAAACCTCCTGGGTTCGTCCTCCACCCCGGACTGTGAAACGGCCTATTTTGTTTGATTTTGGCCGCACCCAGAGACTGGAATCACGGGGTGTGTGTTTTTTAAGACGGGGTTCCTTACGATGGATCACCGAAAAAGGCAAGTCCAACGGAGCGCCGTCCGAAATAGAAAACCATCCGTGCGCGGAGCTAAAGGCTGATAACCAGCGGCACCACCACGGGGTCGCGTTCAAGTACTTTGCGGAAAAAACGGCGAAGGGAGGAGCGCAGCCGTTCCTTGAGTTTTTTCAGGTTGCCGGGGGGGACGTTTTCGTAAACCTCCAGCACGATGCACTTGGCGTCCTCCAGCAAGTGGGAGTATTGTTGTTCAAAAATGAATCCCTTGGAGACGATGTCCGGGCCGAGGGTTATTTCGCCGGTATTCTCGTCGATGACGAGCAGCACGATGACCAAGCCTTCTCCGGCCAGGAGCGCCCGCTCCTTGAGCACTGTCTGTCCTACGTCGCCCACCCCCTTGCCGTCCACCAGGGTCACAGTGGCGTCCAGGGGATCCTCCAGGCGCAGTTCGCCGTCGGGCAGCAGCGTGAACGGCTGGCCATCCTCCACCACCAGGGCGCGTTCCGGGGCAACGCCGCACTCCACGGCCAGTCGCTTGTGTTTGACCAAGTGCCGGTATTCTCCATGCACGGGGACGAAGAACTTGGGCTTCACGGTGTCCACCATGATGCGCAGTTCCTGACGGTGGGCGTGTCCCGAGGCATGGATGGCGGCGATGCTTTCGTAGAGCACCTCGGCTCCGAGTTTGTAGAGCCGGTTGATGACTTTGGTGATGGCCCGCACATTGCCGGGGATGAATCGGGAGGACATGATCACCAGATCGCCTTCCTGCACGGCGAGCTGACGGTGTTCGCCCTGGGACATGCGTGACAGCGCGGCCAGGGGTTCGCCCTGGGAGCCGGTGACCAGTAAAACGACCTCGTCGTCCGGGCGCTGGGTGACTTCCTCCAGGGGAAGAATGACGCCATGCGGGACGCGTAACAGGCCGAGTTCTTGAGCAATCTCAAGGTTGCGCAACAGGCTTTTGCCGCTCACGCCCACTTTACGCCCGAAATCAAAGGCCAGGTCGATGATTTCCTGCATGCGCTGGATGTGGGAGGAGAACAAGGTCACCAGAATACGGCTCTTGGCTTCGGCGAACAGCTCGCGCAATCGCAACTTGGTTTCCCGTTCCGTGAGGGAATAGCCTTCTCGTTCGGCGTTGGTGGAATCGGAAAAAAGCAGGGTCACCCCGGAGCTGGCGAATCGGGCAAGTCCTTCCAGGTCTGTGGCGTGTCCGTCCAGGGGGTTTCGGTCGATCTTGAAGTCGCCCGTATGGACCACGCGCCCCACAGGGGTTTCAATGCCCAGGCCGAATCCTTCGATAATGGAGTGGCAGACCGGAAAGAAGGTAAATGCCAGGTCATCCATCTCTACGCGTTCTCTGGCCTCCACAGGGCGCAGGTCCGCATATTTGTCCAGTCCGTGCTCGCGGAGTTTGGATTCCACCAGCCCCAGGGTGAACCGGGAGCTGTAGATTGGAGCGTTCACATACGGCAACAGCCAAGGCAGTGCGCCGATGTGGTCCTCGTGGCCGTGGGTCAGAATAATGCCCTGGATTTCATGCCGGTTCTCCAGCAGGAAATCAAAATTCGGTATGGCTACGTCCACCCCGTAGAGGAAGTCCTCGGGGAACATGAGTCCGCAGTCGATGAGCACCATGGTTTGCTCGGTGCGCAGGGCCATACAGTTCAGGCCGATTTCTCCAAGGCCGCCCATGGGGTAGACCGTCAGTGATCCGCTCATTCGCTCTCCCGGCGAAGTTCAAGGTAGGCACGATTCATCTTCTGATACAGGTCGTCGCGGAATTTGTCACGGTCCTTCAAGGTGTAGGCGCTCGTGTCGATGGGGGGCAGGGCTTTGACCCGCACAACGGGTTTGGTATTCAGCTTCCAGGCACCCTTGGGCAGTACTTCCCCCATGCCGTGGATGACGACGGGGGCGACAGGCAGACCGGTTTTCAGTGCCAGGATAATGCCTCCGGTCTTGAAGGATTGCAGCTGGGAACGATCCTCGGCCCGGGTGCCTTCGGGAAACACGATGGGCGAGACTCCTTTTTTGACGACTTTCACGGCATTTTCCACGCTTTTCATGGCAGCACGCCGGTTGGATCGGTCAATGGGGATGTGTTGCGCTCCCCACATGGCCCAGCCGAATACGGGAACGTTCCAGAGACT
The Paucidesulfovibrio gracilis DSM 16080 DNA segment above includes these coding regions:
- a CDS encoding phosphatidate cytidylyltransferase; translated protein: MPVNTHQQRIITGLLALTIPAAGIFCGGWVLLTVLLIFCGLTLWEFYALFWTQGHLRLRSAGLVCAGLLFWAAVLRDPTWIIFALLVSFWTGGLAFLFRFQTQREIPARDAMVFLFGLVYLPLTLHFPLLWNSMEIVLVLLAAMAGDTAAYYAGSLWGRKKIWPAVSPKKSWVGSIAGMSATMALTVLLGLAFGNAPLWAFALLGAVLNMAGQLGDFFESALKRGLGIKDSGTILPGHGGMLDRVDSLLFIIPVYALARECAPLLILGNHFTPLLSPVTGS
- the tsf gene encoding translation elongation factor Ts; translation: MAITAAMVKDLREQTGAGMMDCKKALVEADGDIEQAVVYLREKGLAKAAKKAGRATSEGTVGLWVADDGASAALAELLCETDFAAKNEEFVAFAKKLAADVAKEKAESVDSLSDAAKDLTPLVSKIGENLQIGRLATLSVDGLVGSYVHANGKIGVLVALKGAKAGEHDQLAKDIAMQVAAANPLCVCSDQVPQDKLDKEKEIYKAQAMEEGKPEQIAEKIVLGRINKYYKEVCLLDQPFIKEDKKAVKDLLSGTGITIEGFARLALGEGCSED
- the pyrH gene encoding UMP kinase, producing the protein MDKMKYSRVLIKLSGEALAGDKSFGIDPEAIGQFGREIADVAASGLQLALVIGGGNIFRGMAASAKGMERAQADYMGMLATVMNALAVQDALEKLDCQTRVMTAFRMSEVAEPYIRRRAIRHLEKGRVVICAAGTGNPYFTTDSAATLRAMELKCEAIFKATKVDGVYDKDPAKFGDATKYADVTFSEVLQKRLGVMDSTAISMARDNELPIVVFNLFKEGNIRRVAHGETVGTIVQGG
- the rpsB gene encoding 30S ribosomal protein S2, which codes for MAYVTMKQMLETGVHFGHQTRRWNPKMRPYIFGSRNGIHIMDLQQTVKMFAKAYDFVADSVAQGGKILFVGTKRQAQEAIKAEAERSGMFYVTHRWMGGMLTNFQTIKRSIDRLKKLETMFEDGSINRFPKKEVVHMSREVEKLNNTLGGIKDMTEPPAAAFVIDPKREHIAISECRKLGIPVVAVVDSNCDPDVVDFIIPGNDDAIRAIKLFSTHVAEACMEGSARLDEAKAEAKAQEKKAEAAKKQEKKAEAKAEKPEEKKAEDKAEEAKPEAETAE
- a CDS encoding lysophospholipid acyltransferase family protein, whose product is MRKFLFYLLFFPITVYYSCAMGLMGFTKNRGRWGEKFGYAWTSKLAWLTGVRYEVDLSALEPGGHYVFMLNHQSQLDIMLGYWLLRDYHVRFLAKQSLWNVPVFGWAMWGAQHIPIDRSNRRAAMKSVENAVKVVKKGVSPIVFPEGTRAEDRSQLQSFKTGGIILALKTGLPVAPVVIHGMGEVLPKGAWKLNTKPVVRVKALPPIDTSAYTLKDRDKFRDDLYQKMNRAYLELRRESE
- the frr gene encoding ribosome recycling factor; this translates as MQSLIKDGKKRMDGALSNLEKEFGKLRTGRASTSLVDGIEVLYYGTPTPLNQIASVSIPDSRTITIQPWDKGAFSDVDKAIQKSDLGLTPVNDGKLIRINIPPLTEERRKELVKVAKKYTEDTKVAIRNVRRDLNESVKKMLKDKDTSEDEAHKAQDDIQKLTDDFVAKADDALAAKEKEILEI
- a CDS encoding isoprenyl transferase translates to MIPQHIAVIMDGNGRWAKARGMKRHEGHRAGVESARAVVTRCRELGVRHLTLYTFSTENWARPEEEKRVLFDLLVRFLKGELSTLVEQDIRLRLLGDIGRFPMAVRETLRMATNKTAHCRSMTLNLALNYGGRDEILRAVRSLLAEGVDASKLTAEQFEEALYTQGQPDPELVIRTSGEQRLSNFLLWQAAYSEFYFTPTLWPDFGAEELEKAVDDYSRRQRRFGKTGDQVQPTDSIASRGSAG
- the dxr gene encoding 1-deoxy-D-xylulose-5-phosphate reductoisomerase, whose product is MQTYISPWPEESATPDFPRKLVLLGSTGSIGQSALRVVEQHPELFSILALAGGRNVKRLAEQAIQFRPPLLALLNAEDAPRLQDRLPADYTPEILTGSPAYVALARLEEAQMVLSAIVGAAGFAPTLAAARAGKAIALANKESLVLGGHLIREACHRTGALILPVDSEHNALFQALAGHGGEHSQPYRLILTASGGPFRGRSREDLHQVTREQALNHPNWSMGAKISIDSSTLMNKGLEVIEACQLYGVPAEQVDVVVHPQSIVHSLVEYDDGSQLAHLGLPDMQVPIAHCLCYPRRVTLGLKRLNLAECAKLTFEAPDLTAFPCLRLAKEAFAAGPSHPVVLNAANEVAVDLFLNGKIRYLAIPEMIENALAAHSGTTVDTPEAILQLDKETRQALIQS
- a CDS encoding ribonuclease J, whose amino-acid sequence is MSGSLTVYPMGGLGEIGLNCMALRTEQTMVLIDCGLMFPEDFLYGVDVAIPNFDFLLENRHEIQGIILTHGHEDHIGALPWLLPYVNAPIYSSRFTLGLVESKLREHGLDKYADLRPVEARERVEMDDLAFTFFPVCHSIIEGFGLGIETPVGRVVHTGDFKIDRNPLDGHATDLEGLARFASSGVTLLFSDSTNAEREGYSLTERETKLRLRELFAEAKSRILVTLFSSHIQRMQEIIDLAFDFGRKVGVSGKSLLRNLEIAQELGLLRVPHGVILPLEEVTQRPDDEVVLLVTGSQGEPLAALSRMSQGEHRQLAVQEGDLVIMSSRFIPGNVRAITKVINRLYKLGAEVLYESIAAIHASGHAHRQELRIMVDTVKPKFFVPVHGEYRHLVKHKRLAVECGVAPERALVVEDGQPFTLLPDGELRLEDPLDATVTLVDGKGVGDVGQTVLKERALLAGEGLVIVLLVIDENTGEITLGPDIVSKGFIFEQQYSHLLEDAKCIVLEVYENVPPGNLKKLKERLRSSLRRFFRKVLERDPVVVPLVISL